A genome region from Panicum virgatum strain AP13 chromosome 4K, P.virgatum_v5, whole genome shotgun sequence includes the following:
- the LOC120704952 gene encoding probable protein transport Sec1b, translating to MSMDFGAPADDPKVFRNICRDRILKDLLKPDKDKETKSSWKVLIMDKFTVKIMGYACKMAEITDAGISLVEDLFKRREPMPSMDAIYFLQPLKENVIMLLSDMSGRCPLYRKAYIFFSSPIPKELVSYIKNDSSVIPRIGALREMNLEFFTIDMQGFVTDHDTALTDLYGPSEHNSKTFNDTISTMATRIATTFASLKEFPCVRYRAPKGDASATTKFDMVPKWLATAVWDIVSKYKSTIPEFPQKETCELLIVDRPIDQIAPVIHEWTYDAMCHDLLEMDGTKYIYEVSKAGSEPEQKEAVLEDHDPLWLELRHAHIADVSERLYEKMNNFVSKNKAAQLHSRDGGEISTRDLQKIVQALPQYSDQVEKLTLHIEIAGKINRFIREYRLRDIGQLEQDLVFGDAGAKEVINILRSKQDMSPENKLRLLIIYAIVYPEKFEGDKGDKLMQLAKLPHDDMDVIKCLRYLEGVDTKKSSRTGTFSLKFDAQKKKNAARIEKQDGEETWALSRFFPLIEELIEKLSKGELPLKEYPSMSEPSSAPQGATQTASTAGPPQNPQPMSMRSRRTPQWAKSRASGDSQSSDSSVLRHSSGEFKRLGNRIFVFMIGGATRSELRTVHKLTMKMKREIVLGSSSIDDPPQFISKLKSIGSAANK from the exons ATGTCGATGGACTTCGGCGCCCCGGCGGATGACCCCAAGGTCTTCCGCAACATCTGCCGCGACC GGATACTGAAGGACTTGCTGAAGCCGGACAAGGATAAGGAGACCAAGAGCTCGTGGAAG GTTCTTATAATGGATAAGTTTACAGTGAAGATCATGGGTTATGCTTGCAAGATGGCGGAAATCACCGATGCAGGGATTTCGT TGGTCGAAGATCTGTTCAAGAGAAGGGAGCCGATGCCTTCAATGGATGCAATCTACTTTCTGCAGCCACTGAAAGAGAA TGTCATAATGCTCCTCTCCGATATGTCTGGGAGATGTCCACTGTACAGGAA GGCATACATCTTCTTTAGTTCACCGATTCCTAAGGAGCTGGTATCTTACATAAAGAATGACAGCAGTGTAATACCGCGGATTGGTGCACTAAGAGAG ATGAATTTGGAATTCTTTACTATTGACATGCAG GGCTTCGTAACTGACCATGATACGGCGCTGACTGATTTATATGGCCCAAGTGAACATAATTCCAAAACATTCAACGATACTATAAGCACGATGGCTACTCGCATCGCGACCACATTTGCATCATTGAAA GAATTTCCATGTGTGCGGTATCGGGCCCCAAAAGGAGATGCTTCCGCAACTACTAAATTTGACATGGTTCCAAAGTGGCTTGCTACTGCTGTTTGGGATATTGTGTCAAAATATAAATCAACAATTCCTGAATTTCCCCAGAAGGAGACATGTGAACTACTCATTGTTGACAGGCCTATAGATCAG ATAGCACCTGTTATTCACGAATGGACCTATGATGCAATGTGCCATGATCTACTTGAAATGGATGGTACCAAATACATATACGAG GTATCAAAGGCAGGTTCGGAACCTGAACAGAAGGAGGCTGTATTGGAGGATCATGATCCTCTTTGGCTTGAGCTTCGCCATGCTCACATAGCTGAT GTTAGCGAGAGATTGTACGAAAAGATGAATAATTTTGTTTCCAAGAATAAAGCAGCACAACTACATTCAAG AGATGGTGGTGAAATCTCAACAAGGGATCTGCAGAAAATCGTTCAAGCCTTGCCACAATATAGTGATCAAGTTGAGAAATTGACACTACATATAGAG ATTGCTGGAAAAATTAATAGGTTTATCAGGGAGTATAGGCTCCGTGACATTGGGCAGCTGGAGCAGGACCTGGTTTTTGGAGATGCAGGagcgaaggaggtgatcaacaTCCTTAGGTCAAAGCAG GATATGAGTCCAGAAAACAAACTGAGGTTGCTGATTATATATGCAATTGTATATCCAGAAAAGTTTGAAGGTGACAAAGGCGATAAGTTGATGCAG CTAGCAAAGCTTCCACATGATGATATGGATGTAATAAAGTGTTTAAGGTACTTGGAAGGTGTAGATACAAAAAAGTCATCAAGGACCGGTACTTTCTCTCTAAAATTTGATGCACAAAAG AAGAAAAATGCTGCCAGGATAGAAAAACAGGATGGGGAGGAAACATGGGCGTTATCACGATTTTTCCCACTTATTGAG GAGCTAATTGAGAAACTGAGCAAAGGTGAATTACCTCTGAAAGAATACCCATCTATGAGTGAACCAAGTTCTGCTCCTCAAGGTGCCACTCAAACAGCATCAACGGCAGGACCACCACAAAACCCACAGCCAATGTCTATGAGGTCAAGGCGGACACCACAATGGGCTAAGTCTCGGGCCTCTGGCGATTCTCAATCAAG TGATTCTTCAGTCTTGAGACACTCATCAGGTGAGTTCAAGAGGCTAGGCAACCGGATTTTCGTCTTCATGATTGGTGGAGCCACTAGATCTGAA TTGCGCACGGTGCACAAGCTTACAATGAAAATGAAGCGCGAAATCGTTTTGGGCTCTTCTAGCATCGATGACCCTCCGCAGTTCATTTCG AAGCTGAAGTCGATAGGTAGCGCCGCTAACAAGTAG